From the genome of Devriesea agamarum, one region includes:
- the thiD gene encoding bifunctional hydroxymethylpyrimidine kinase/phosphomethylpyrimidine kinase, whose protein sequence is MRPPIALSIAGSDPSGGAGIQADLKTFTALGVYGMAAVTALTAQNTQGVHGVHAIHADFVEAQVTSVLDDMPVDATKIGMLANAEIVNRLGDLFSTRRDELGVVVLDPVMISSSGAPLLTEEASRVVIERLLPLTDVLTPNIVEAAFLLGADMACDAEEMREQAQRLRELGPRCVLLKGGHLRGHDSIDVFVDGAGQVELLRGRMLKTRNTHGTGCTLSSAIAAQYARMAAYARQEDAQGADDRMVVASAREFLADAIENAVDWEISRAPETGHGPVNHLITVGGAVSRRGDDADVR, encoded by the coding sequence ATGCGCCCGCCTATCGCCCTATCCATCGCCGGCTCCGATCCGAGCGGTGGCGCAGGAATCCAGGCTGACCTGAAAACATTCACCGCGCTCGGTGTGTACGGCATGGCGGCAGTGACCGCATTGACTGCGCAAAATACGCAGGGCGTCCACGGAGTGCACGCGATTCATGCCGATTTCGTCGAAGCGCAGGTGACGTCGGTGCTCGACGATATGCCGGTGGATGCCACCAAAATCGGCATGCTTGCTAACGCGGAGATCGTCAACAGGCTCGGTGATCTGTTCAGCACCCGACGAGACGAGCTGGGTGTGGTCGTCCTCGATCCGGTCATGATCTCTAGCAGCGGCGCACCTCTTCTCACGGAGGAGGCGAGCAGGGTCGTCATTGAACGGCTGCTGCCGCTCACCGATGTGCTGACCCCGAATATTGTCGAAGCCGCGTTTTTGCTCGGGGCGGATATGGCCTGCGACGCGGAAGAGATGCGAGAGCAAGCTCAGCGCCTGCGCGAGCTTGGGCCTCGCTGTGTGCTGCTCAAGGGCGGTCATCTGCGAGGTCATGACTCCATTGACGTTTTCGTCGACGGGGCCGGGCAGGTGGAACTGCTGCGCGGACGGATGCTGAAGACTCGCAATACGCACGGCACCGGCTGCACCTTGTCATCGGCTATTGCTGCGCAGTATGCGCGCATGGCCGCGTATGCTCGGCAAGAGGACGCGCAAGGTGCTGATGACCGCATGGTGGTGGCCTCAGCTCGTGAATTCTTGGCCGATGCGATTGAGAACGCGGTCGACTGGGAGATTTCCCGGGCACCTGAGACCGGGCATGGTCCGGTGAATCATCTGATCACCGTCGGCGGCGCAGTGTCACGGCGCGGCGACGACGCGGATGTTCGGTAA